One Mycoavidus sp. B2-EB genomic region harbors:
- the fdxA gene encoding ferredoxin FdxA, which translates to MTHVVTENCIKCRYTDCVDVCPVDCFREGPNFLTIDPEECIDCAVCVAECPANAIYAEEDVPGEQQQFIALNAELAKHWPSITKTKAPLSDADDWKDKPNKLPLLER; encoded by the coding sequence ATGACTCATGTAGTAACTGAAAATTGTATCAAATGCCGTTATACCGATTGTGTAGACGTGTGTCCTGTCGATTGCTTCCGCGAAGGCCCTAATTTTCTTACAATTGATCCTGAAGAATGCATTGATTGTGCCGTATGCGTTGCCGAATGCCCAGCCAACGCAATTTACGCGGAAGAAGATGTACCTGGCGAACAACAACAATTCATTGCGCTGAATGCAGAACTTGCTAAACATTGGCCCAGCATCACCAAAACCAAAGCACCGCTGTCTGATGCCGATGATTGGAAAGATAAACCCAATAAGTTGCCATTGCTTGAACGATAA
- the prmC gene encoding peptide chain release factor N(5)-glutamine methyltransferase — MHWEKPINPAQLATTATAAQLLRAAPITAMEARILLAHVLGWQRTELITRADEILPASQIAAFQALEKRRLAGEPMAQIIEQREFFGLTFRITPAVLIPRPETELLVELALASIASIEAPQVLDLGTGSGAIAIAIAHQRPDAQITATDQAHAALALAKWNAHHLLPADRPGGPLNFAAGDWYHALATPKRFNLIVSNPPYIAAHDPHLTQGDLRFEPRHALTDQADGLSALHTIIAQASAWLLDSGALWLEHGYNQAAATRAQLIAHGFSKVRSERDLAHIERVSGGLKS, encoded by the coding sequence CTGCACTGGGAGAAACCAATTAACCCCGCCCAACTGGCGACGACAGCTACGGCGGCGCAACTGCTGCGCGCAGCGCCAATTACAGCGATGGAGGCTCGGATCCTGTTGGCGCATGTGCTCGGCTGGCAACGCACTGAATTAATCACACGGGCAGATGAAATACTGCCAGCAAGCCAAATAGCCGCTTTTCAGGCACTTGAAAAACGCCGCCTCGCTGGCGAACCTATGGCGCAGATTATTGAGCAACGCGAATTCTTCGGGCTCACCTTTCGTATCACACCCGCAGTCTTGATTCCTCGTCCGGAGACAGAATTACTGGTCGAGTTAGCCTTGGCCTCAATTGCATCCATCGAGGCGCCACAAGTGCTGGATTTAGGTACGGGGAGTGGCGCGATTGCGATTGCGATTGCGCATCAACGGCCTGACGCTCAGATTACAGCAACGGATCAAGCCCATGCAGCGCTAGCGCTTGCCAAATGGAATGCCCACCATCTATTGCCAGCTGATCGGCCCGGCGGCCCTCTCAATTTTGCGGCAGGCGATTGGTATCACGCACTGGCCACCCCTAAACGCTTTAATCTGATTGTCAGCAATCCACCGTATATCGCCGCTCACGACCCACACCTGACCCAAGGTGACCTGCGCTTTGAGCCACGCCACGCCCTCACTGATCAAGCCGATGGCCTGAGCGCTCTCCATACCATTATTGCGCAAGCCAGTGCTTGGCTACTAGACAGCGGCGCATTATGGCTAGAGCATGGCTATAATCAAGCCGCTGCAACCCGCGCCCAACTGATTGCGCATGGCTTTAGCAAGGTACGCTCAGAGCGCGATCTAGCGCACATCGAGCGAGTAAGCGGGGGCCTCAAGTCCTAA
- a CDS encoding DUF3566 domain-containing protein, whose protein sequence is MKKQISYIAPGQAAKALILIYLTFSVPIVLLGAIMAYVRYQVFAISALLSALLINAALGFALLWLACQIYNWVASYVGGIEITLDEISQED, encoded by the coding sequence ATGAAAAAGCAAATTTCCTATATCGCTCCTGGCCAAGCAGCAAAAGCGCTGATCCTAATTTACTTGACCTTCTCCGTGCCGATTGTCCTATTGGGGGCAATCATGGCTTATGTACGCTATCAGGTCTTCGCCATAAGCGCGTTGCTCAGCGCCCTTTTAATTAATGCTGCGCTTGGTTTTGCACTCTTATGGCTGGCCTGCCAAATTTATAACTGGGTCGCGTCATATGTGGGCGGCATTGAAATCACACTGGATGAGATTAGCCAAGAAGACTAA
- a CDS encoding cation diffusion facilitator family transporter yields MVGHSHAHHDHRTAASYGRAFALSIGLNLAIVLSQLIYGWLANSTALLADAGHNFSDVLGLILAWGAIWLAKKQPNPRYTFGLRGASILAALANAVLLLCASGLIIWEAVPRFINPAPVAGATVFIVATVGAVINGFSAWLLMSGSRHDLNIRSAFLHMVGDAAISLAVAISGLIILWTGWHWVDPALSIGVVLLIVYSTWGLLRASLQLALSAVPANVNLQHIEQYLAGLAGVVNVCDLHVWALSTTENALTAHLTMPAGHPGDAFLTTVTHTLAHQYSIHHTTLQINLDNTKRVCALTSPAAPS; encoded by the coding sequence ATGGTCGGCCATTCGCACGCGCATCATGATCATAGGACAGCCGCCAGTTATGGGCGAGCTTTTGCGTTATCCATCGGGCTCAACCTTGCGATTGTCTTAAGCCAGCTCATTTACGGTTGGTTAGCAAATTCGACCGCGCTCCTCGCGGATGCAGGTCATAACTTCTCCGATGTGTTGGGGCTGATACTGGCCTGGGGTGCTATCTGGCTCGCTAAAAAACAGCCCAACCCACGTTATACCTTCGGGCTACGGGGCGCCTCGATTCTGGCCGCGCTCGCCAACGCAGTGCTTTTACTCTGCGCCTCGGGTTTAATTATTTGGGAAGCCGTACCTCGCTTTATAAATCCCGCCCCAGTTGCAGGAGCAACCGTCTTTATTGTCGCCACGGTAGGCGCCGTGATCAATGGTTTTTCTGCCTGGCTATTAATGTCGGGGAGTCGCCATGATTTGAACATCCGCAGTGCCTTTTTACATATGGTTGGAGATGCAGCCATCTCACTTGCGGTTGCCATCAGTGGGCTGATTATTTTGTGGACAGGCTGGCACTGGGTTGACCCGGCGCTGTCAATCGGCGTCGTGCTACTGATCGTCTACAGCACGTGGGGGCTATTGCGCGCGTCGCTACAACTGGCGCTTAGCGCAGTACCCGCTAACGTAAATCTACAGCACATTGAGCAGTACCTTGCCGGACTTGCGGGCGTTGTCAATGTATGTGATTTGCATGTATGGGCCCTCTCGACAACTGAAAACGCATTAACCGCCCACTTAACCATGCCAGCTGGGCACCCTGGCGATGCTTTTCTGACTACGGTGACGCACACTCTTGCTCATCAATACTCAATACACCACACCACCCTCCAAATTAACTTAGATAATACAAAGCGCGTTTGCGCACTAACCTCGCCTGCAGCGCCCTCATAA
- the prfA gene encoding peptide chain release factor 1, with the protein MKQSMQHKLDQLSQRLKELNQLLSKEDVTANLDQYRKLTREHAELAPLVEHYSQWTDTKTDEQTAQEMLTDATLRAFAEDELHSARARMAQLEAELQTMLLPKDPNDERNIFLELRAGAGGDESALFAGALLRMYLRYAERKRWQVEVISENLSELGGYKEVIIRIIGQGAYSRLKFESGGHRVQRVPETETQGRIHTSACTVAVMPEADELGAVEINPADLRIDTFRASGAGGQHINKTDSAVRITHLPSGIVVECQDDRSQHKNKERALKVLAARIQDQRYHEQQAKEAATRKSLIGSGDRSERIRTYNFPQGRMTDHRINLTLYKLEALMDGDLDDLINTLVSEHQADLLAALGETN; encoded by the coding sequence ATGAAACAAAGCATGCAGCACAAACTTGATCAGCTCTCACAGCGGCTCAAGGAATTAAATCAATTACTCAGTAAAGAGGACGTTACGGCGAACCTTGATCAATACCGCAAGCTGACACGCGAGCACGCCGAATTGGCGCCGTTGGTTGAACATTACAGCCAATGGACGGACACCAAAACCGATGAGCAAACCGCGCAAGAAATGCTCACAGACGCTACCCTGCGCGCCTTTGCTGAAGACGAGCTCCACAGCGCTCGCGCACGCATGGCGCAACTTGAGGCAGAATTGCAAACCATGCTGCTGCCAAAAGATCCCAACGACGAGCGTAATATTTTTCTAGAACTCCGAGCTGGAGCAGGTGGCGATGAAAGCGCGCTTTTCGCGGGTGCGCTGCTCCGTATGTATCTGCGCTATGCCGAACGTAAACGCTGGCAAGTCGAAGTCATTTCTGAAAACCTCTCTGAACTGGGGGGATATAAAGAAGTGATTATTCGCATCATCGGCCAAGGCGCTTATTCACGTTTAAAATTTGAATCCGGCGGCCATCGTGTGCAACGCGTACCGGAAACCGAAACGCAGGGAAGGATCCACACCTCTGCTTGCACCGTGGCTGTGATGCCAGAAGCAGACGAATTAGGCGCCGTTGAAATCAATCCCGCCGACTTACGCATTGATACTTTCCGTGCCTCGGGCGCAGGTGGCCAGCATATTAATAAAACCGATTCGGCCGTGCGTATCACGCATTTGCCAAGCGGTATTGTGGTTGAATGCCAAGATGACCGGTCCCAACATAAAAATAAGGAGCGCGCTTTAAAAGTACTCGCCGCGCGCATTCAAGACCAACGCTACCATGAGCAACAAGCCAAAGAAGCCGCAACCCGCAAGAGCTTGATCGGCTCCGGAGATCGCTCAGAACGCATTCGCACGTATAATTTTCCACAAGGTCGAATGACCGACCACCGGATTAACCTAACGCTTTATAAACTTGAGGCGTTGATGGATGGGGATCTGGATGATTTAATTAACACGTTGGTGAGCGAGCATCAGGCTGATTTGCTCGCTGCACTGGGAGAAACCAATTAA
- a CDS encoding NACHT domain-containing protein, with protein sequence MLPVSGSKIPQTSNTSTSSKLLTQIDAIHEQARGEGQSIVQASENCVVSNQLYGENHTVTTNFFLTASDSNARLIFEKLNVSAEATRYKPLAQLGPHIEELRAAYLNVLEEVDEIRDGLTLYIPSEGQETADSKISFTLIEKVRDFLSSNKKVLLLLGEAGSGKSTFNRELTRTLWGEYQPSSTAPIPIFIALAEHTPSCKDLIESYLLEQEFSPEEIALLRKEKRLVFILDGFDEIEDRTQAFYTQHKLDHWKNAQVIISSRPEYLGKNYRIQFQKRGQTSALQEYWLSPTSDDWITAYIQKYIRHTERTEWNLKRYQDALNNLPTLKEAIRRPFLLRMALDLLPDLTASKSGPVTRIALYDAFISRWWNRSEERLLHITLTSEEEKARCKLGQSLVEKGLRASQEMAMALTQKRLVQAFYDPEKEDVIPEAWRTYLNEKDAEKRLLLFNAPLIHQGQHYRFIHKSIQDYCVARAICGPQFNSAQPGVNAALNQFLLVDEPLILDFLAERVKQHPSFKAHLHAWIESSKDPSFPVTVGAANAITILVRAGVQFNGADLKGIRIPGADLSYGVFDLSQLQGSDLSGTNLYASWLRQADLSGAQMAGVQFGEWPYLKEESSVRSCVYSPDGKTFAVNLGYAINVYDVLSWEKIYTLSDHEQGYWDHDRIMLYSPNSQQIATYVDTKYDIKHGNTEVRLWDMRSGQLSRTLSGHSDKIYSVMYSPDGVRLASGSKDQTVRLWNVETGATLYTLCHTEPVDKVIYLPRGQQIAFCTEGGVWLWDVETAVARYALNHTKPIYEVIYSHSGQQIAARSSSNILLWNVQSGQLSRTLSLGKFRGFIYSPNDQQIASYDWESGVSLWDVQSGELIHNLNNNSPIRGVVYSPNSQQLASYSSGNTIHLWDVQSGQLNYALSGHTDLVRCIVYSPDGQQLASGSDDHTVRLWDAQIGQYKQHTSSSHSETVYCVAYSPNGQQIVSCSYDHTVKLWDVQSGQLNYTLSGHTRKVECVIYSPNGEQIASGSGDNTVRLWDARSGQLEHILSGHTHSISCIVYAPDGQQIASGGEDSTIHLWDAQSGQSIDTLSGHTLTVCDIAYSPDGQQLASGGADYAVRLWDVQSRKLRFTLCGHTNSALKVTYSSDGEQIASGSTDGTVCLWGVRSGERIHILRGHRGFVDRVVYSPQGDQLASGSNDNTVRLWDVKNGACLRILRVPKTGYIGINNKGVTSLVYSPKGDQIVFSSGDRTVRLWDVETGRCQMTIQSFNGMVRSVAWKEASNGHYLATGDGEGFVRQWQIIKEEDQYKASLCWSSGHPLTTFGTFIQGVRGLSKVNEQLLKQRGAVSAYRDHESITASFEENAGAITSEEDISLA encoded by the coding sequence ATGTTGCCCGTTTCAGGTTCGAAAATCCCCCAAACTTCCAACACCTCAACTTCCTCCAAGCTGCTGACACAGATCGATGCAATCCATGAGCAGGCGAGGGGAGAGGGGCAGAGCATTGTGCAAGCCAGCGAAAACTGTGTAGTGAGCAATCAACTCTATGGAGAGAACCATACCGTCACAACGAATTTCTTCTTAACGGCTTCCGATTCAAATGCCAGGTTAATATTTGAAAAATTAAATGTCTCTGCAGAGGCTACGCGTTATAAGCCTTTGGCCCAATTAGGCCCCCACATTGAAGAGCTAAGAGCGGCCTACCTTAATGTGCTCGAAGAAGTCGATGAGATCAGAGACGGTCTGACGTTATATATTCCCTCTGAAGGACAAGAAACGGCGGATAGCAAAATCTCTTTTACGCTGATTGAAAAAGTACGCGATTTCTTATCATCCAACAAAAAAGTGCTTTTGCTGCTTGGTGAGGCGGGTTCAGGTAAATCGACCTTTAATCGAGAGTTAACACGCACGCTCTGGGGGGAGTATCAACCATCCTCTACGGCTCCTATCCCGATTTTTATTGCGCTTGCCGAACATACGCCGTCTTGTAAGGATTTAATAGAGAGCTATTTGCTGGAGCAAGAATTTTCGCCAGAAGAGATTGCTCTGCTTCGTAAAGAAAAAAGGCTAGTTTTTATTTTAGACGGCTTTGATGAAATTGAAGATCGTACGCAAGCATTTTATACGCAGCATAAGCTCGATCACTGGAAGAATGCGCAAGTTATTATTAGTTCACGCCCCGAGTATCTTGGTAAAAATTATCGCATTCAGTTTCAGAAACGTGGTCAAACCTCGGCTTTGCAAGAATATTGGCTTTCGCCAACTTCAGATGATTGGATCACCGCATATATTCAAAAGTATATTCGGCATACCGAACGCACTGAATGGAATCTAAAACGATACCAGGATGCCTTAAATAATTTACCGACTTTAAAAGAAGCGATCCGCCGTCCATTTTTACTGCGGATGGCGCTCGATCTTTTGCCCGATTTGACCGCAAGCAAGTCAGGGCCGGTCACTCGTATTGCACTGTATGACGCATTTATATCACGTTGGTGGAACCGCTCAGAAGAGCGGTTGCTGCATATTACATTGACCTCTGAAGAGGAAAAGGCTCGATGTAAGTTGGGGCAGAGTCTGGTTGAAAAAGGGTTAAGGGCGAGCCAAGAGATGGCAATGGCTCTAACTCAAAAACGTCTTGTACAGGCCTTCTATGACCCTGAAAAGGAAGACGTTATTCCAGAAGCCTGGCGGACGTACCTTAATGAAAAGGATGCAGAAAAACGTTTATTACTGTTTAACGCTCCGCTGATTCACCAAGGGCAACACTATCGCTTTATCCATAAATCGATCCAGGATTATTGTGTGGCGCGAGCGATTTGTGGGCCGCAATTTAACAGCGCTCAGCCGGGCGTTAATGCGGCGCTCAATCAATTCTTACTGGTGGATGAACCGCTGATTCTCGATTTTTTAGCAGAACGGGTTAAGCAGCATCCTAGCTTTAAAGCACATTTGCATGCCTGGATAGAATCCTCTAAAGACCCTAGCTTTCCTGTGACTGTGGGTGCGGCGAATGCAATTACGATATTGGTTAGAGCAGGCGTGCAGTTTAACGGAGCGGATTTAAAGGGGATTAGGATACCTGGAGCAGATCTGAGTTATGGTGTGTTTGATTTATCACAGCTGCAAGGGTCGGATTTGAGTGGTACCAATCTTTATGCGAGCTGGCTGCGGCAGGCAGATTTAAGCGGCGCGCAGATGGCGGGCGTGCAGTTTGGAGAATGGCCTTATCTGAAAGAAGAGAGCTCTGTGAGGTCGTGCGTTTATTCGCCGGACGGAAAAACCTTTGCTGTGAATCTTGGATACGCGATCAACGTGTATGATGTCTTGAGTTGGGAGAAAATCTACACCTTATCTGACCATGAACAGGGTTATTGGGACCATGATAGGATAATGTTATATTCTCCTAATAGTCAGCAAATTGCCACTTACGTTGATACTAAATACGATATAAAGCATGGAAACACAGAAGTGCGGCTGTGGGATATGCGATCTGGTCAGCTTAGTCGCACCTTAAGTGGTCATAGCGATAAGATTTATAGCGTTATGTATTCACCGGATGGTGTTCGGCTTGCTTCTGGCAGTAAAGATCAAACAGTGCGGCTTTGGAATGTAGAAACTGGGGCTACTCTTTACACCTTATGCCATACCGAACCTGTTGATAAGGTTATATATTTGCCTCGCGGTCAGCAAATCGCCTTCTGCACTGAGGGTGGAGTATGGCTTTGGGATGTAGAAACTGCGGTTGCTCGTTACGCCTTAAACCATACCAAACCTATTTATGAGGTTATATATTCACACAGCGGCCAGCAGATCGCTGCCCGCAGTTCTAGTAATATATTGCTGTGGAATGTGCAATCTGGTCAGCTTAGCCGCACCTTAAGTTTAGGCAAGTTTAGAGGATTTATATATTCGCCCAACGATCAGCAGATTGCCTCCTACGATTGGGAATCAGGAGTCAGTTTGTGGGACGTACAATCCGGTGAACTTATTCACAACTTAAACAATAACAGTCCGATTCGTGGAGTAGTGTATTCGCCCAACAGTCAGCAGCTTGCTTCTTACAGTTCGGGAAATACAATACATTTGTGGGACGTGCAATCTGGTCAGCTTAATTATGCTTTAAGCGGGCATACTGACTTAGTTCGGTGCATTGTATATTCGCCTGATGGCCAGCAGCTTGCCTCTGGTAGTGACGACCATACAGTGCGGCTGTGGGATGCGCAAATCGGCCAGTATAAGCAGCATACCTCAAGCAGCCATAGCGAGACAGTTTACTGTGTTGCATATTCGCCCAACGGCCAACAGATTGTCTCCTGTAGCTATGACCATACAGTGAAGCTGTGGGATGTGCAGTCCGGTCAGCTTAACTACACTCTAAGCGGGCATACCCGTAAAGTTGAGTGTGTTATATATTCGCCTAATGGCGAGCAGATCGCTTCGGGCAGTGGCGACAACACGGTGCGTCTATGGGATGCACGGTCTGGTCAACTCGAACATATCTTAAGTGGACATACCCATTCGATTTCTTGCATTGTGTATGCACCTGACGGCCAGCAGATTGCCTCTGGCGGTGAGGACTCCACTATACATCTGTGGGACGCTCAATCTGGTCAGTCTATCGACACATTAAGCGGGCATACTCTTACGGTTTGCGATATTGCGTATTCTCCCGACGGTCAGCAGCTTGCTTCCGGCGGTGCGGATTATGCAGTGCGTCTGTGGGATGTGCAATCTCGTAAACTCCGATTCACCTTGTGCGGACATACCAACTCGGCCTTGAAGGTAACGTATTCTTCCGACGGTGAGCAGATCGCGTCCGGCAGTACGGATGGTACGGTGTGTCTGTGGGGCGTGCGATCCGGTGAGCGCATCCACATCTTACGCGGCCATCGTGGTTTTGTTGATAGAGTTGTGTATTCGCCGCAAGGGGATCAGCTCGCTTCAGGCAGTAATGACAATACTGTGCGCTTGTGGGACGTGAAGAATGGTGCTTGCCTCCGTATTTTACGTGTCCCTAAAACAGGTTATATTGGCATTAACAATAAAGGGGTTACTAGCCTTGTGTATTCACCAAAAGGTGATCAGATCGTTTTTAGTAGTGGCGATAGGACAGTGCGCTTGTGGGACGTGGAAACCGGTCGGTGTCAGATGACGATTCAAAGTTTTAATGGGATGGTGAGGAGCGTTGCCTGGAAAGAGGCGTCTAACGGCCATTATTTAGCGACTGGCGATGGCGAGGGATTCGTTCGGCAGTGGCAGATTATCAAAGAGGAAGATCAATATAAGGCGAGTCTATGCTGGAGTTCAGGGCATCCGCTTACCACGTTTGGCACTTTCATCCAGGGGGTGAGAGGTTTAAGCAAGGTGAATGAGCAACTCTTGAAGCAGCGTGGAGCAGTGTCAGCGTATCGAGATCATGAAAGTATCACAGCATCTTTCGAAGAAAACGCTGGAGCAATAACTTCTGAGGAGGATATAAGCCTGGCTTGA
- a CDS encoding DNA recombination protein RmuC, whose protein sequence is MPIFMFVMVGIGCALILTIGLILWLRANLSTQLTALRTRLDEVHNAQTHASEGLERELRSDVTETARMTRVELSTGLVQFQQSLSAQLTSIATLQNNQIDSFAQQLAKLTAGNTTQLEAMRHSVQQQAQQAREEQGMALKRFSDTLHQQLSQLSEENSRRMAEMRATLEQKLKDIETNNALKLDEMRHVVDEKLHATLEQRLGESFKLVGEQLEQVHRGLGEMQTLATGVGDLKKVLTNVKTRGTWGEVQLGALLEQILTPDQYARNVVTVPGSSEHVEFALRLPGRSDVLDAGGLAAPVWLPIDAKFPRADYERLIEAQELADPIAVEEAWRALEACVRQAARTIAQKYLAPPHTTDFGLLFLPTEGLYAEVLRRPGLSDAIQRDYRITIAGPTTLTALLNSLQMGFRTLAIEKRSSEVWRLLGTVKTEFMKFGEVLAKTKAQLETVTRSITAAETRTRVMHKQLRNVEALPSEASPHLLMEEE, encoded by the coding sequence ATGCCAATATTTATGTTTGTGATGGTCGGTATAGGGTGCGCTCTTATACTAACGATTGGGTTAATCCTTTGGCTGCGGGCGAATCTAAGCACTCAGCTTACCGCGCTGCGGACCCGGCTGGATGAAGTACATAACGCTCAAACTCATGCATCTGAAGGTCTTGAGCGTGAATTGCGTAGTGATGTGACTGAAACGGCACGCATGACGCGCGTAGAGTTAAGCACGGGATTAGTTCAGTTCCAGCAAAGTTTGTCAGCGCAACTGACCAGTATCGCTACTTTACAAAACAACCAAATCGATTCTTTTGCGCAGCAGCTCGCAAAATTGACGGCCGGGAATACAACGCAGCTTGAAGCGATGCGGCACAGCGTGCAGCAACAGGCGCAGCAGGCACGCGAAGAACAAGGTATGGCGCTTAAACGCTTTAGCGATACGCTGCATCAGCAGCTCTCGCAATTGTCTGAAGAGAATAGCCGGCGCATGGCTGAAATGCGCGCTACGCTTGAGCAAAAATTAAAAGATATAGAAACCAACAATGCGTTAAAACTGGATGAAATGCGTCATGTGGTGGATGAGAAATTACACGCTACGCTTGAGCAGCGGTTAGGAGAATCGTTCAAGCTGGTTGGTGAACAACTGGAACAGGTACACCGAGGATTGGGTGAAATGCAAACGCTTGCCACTGGCGTGGGCGATTTGAAAAAAGTCTTAACCAATGTTAAAACGCGCGGGACTTGGGGGGAAGTGCAGCTTGGCGCATTGCTTGAGCAGATATTAACGCCTGATCAATATGCGCGGAATGTGGTGACGGTTCCTGGCAGTAGTGAGCATGTGGAATTTGCGCTGCGCTTGCCTGGCCGTTCCGATGTCCTGGATGCCGGTGGTCTTGCCGCGCCAGTTTGGTTGCCAATTGACGCTAAGTTCCCGCGCGCTGATTATGAACGTTTAATAGAGGCTCAAGAACTCGCCGATCCAATTGCAGTAGAAGAAGCGTGGCGAGCATTGGAGGCGTGCGTGCGGCAAGCCGCGCGCACAATTGCGCAAAAGTATCTGGCGCCACCGCATACAACGGATTTTGGTTTACTCTTTCTGCCAACCGAAGGACTCTACGCAGAAGTGCTGCGCCGTCCTGGACTCAGCGATGCAATACAGCGTGATTACCGCATTACGATTGCTGGGCCCACGACTTTAACTGCATTATTAAATAGCTTGCAAATGGGATTCCGTACCTTGGCTATAGAAAAACGTTCAAGCGAGGTATGGCGGTTGTTAGGAACCGTAAAAACGGAGTTTATGAAGTTTGGTGAAGTTTTGGCAAAGACCAAAGCGCAATTAGAAACCGTGACGCGTTCAATTACAGCTGCTGAAACGCGCACGCGTGTTATGCATAAACAGCTGCGCAATGTTGAGGCATTGCCAAGCGAGGCTAGCCCTCATTTGCTGATGGAAGAGGAGTAA
- a CDS encoding sodium:proton antiporter, with product MDISLAVPVLSAKWSIPFAGMLLSIALLPLLTAAFWHKHFGKVSGFWALAFILPYAALFGIGEASEIVVHAFVAEYLPFIILLAALYTVAGGICVRGNLHGSPRVNTALLALGAALASFMGTTGAAMLLIRPLLRANDNRRHVAHVVIFFIFLVANIGGALTPLGDPPLFLGFLNGVGFFWTTAHLFKPMLFVTLVLLALFYLLERYYFYHREEERVPFLDPTPDSAQFTIEGKINFILLICVIGLVLMSGVWKPGISFNLLDTPLALQNLLRDVFLLAVIFVSLRCTPKSAREGNAFTWEPIAEVAKLFASIFVTIAPVIAILRAGQAGALGFVTQLVNDEQGQPINAMYFWMTGLLSSFLDNAPTYLVLFNTAGGNAAHLMHEGATTLVAISAGAVFMGASTYIGNAPNFMVKSIAQSNGVRMPSFLGYMVWSGAVLLPVFALTTLIFFC from the coding sequence ATGGATATTTCATTGGCTGTCCCAGTCTTGTCCGCTAAATGGAGCATACCGTTTGCGGGTATGCTGCTGTCAATTGCATTGTTGCCACTCTTGACGGCTGCTTTTTGGCATAAGCATTTCGGTAAGGTCTCTGGCTTTTGGGCGCTAGCGTTTATTTTGCCATACGCAGCGCTATTTGGCATAGGCGAGGCGAGCGAAATTGTAGTGCATGCATTTGTTGCTGAATATCTGCCTTTTATTATCTTGCTCGCTGCCCTTTATACGGTGGCAGGCGGTATTTGTGTGCGGGGTAATTTACATGGTTCACCACGGGTCAATACCGCATTGCTTGCCCTGGGCGCGGCACTGGCTAGTTTTATGGGAACGACTGGGGCCGCCATGTTGTTAATTCGTCCCTTGCTGCGCGCTAACGATAATCGTCGGCATGTCGCGCATGTGGTGATATTTTTTATATTTTTGGTGGCTAATATCGGAGGGGCGCTCACGCCGCTTGGCGATCCGCCACTGTTCCTTGGTTTTCTGAATGGCGTGGGGTTTTTCTGGACGACGGCGCATTTATTTAAACCCATGTTGTTTGTCACTCTTGTGTTGCTAGCGTTGTTCTACTTGCTTGAACGGTATTATTTTTACCACCGCGAAGAAGAACGTGTGCCTTTTCTAGATCCAACGCCTGACTCAGCTCAATTCACGATCGAGGGCAAAATAAATTTTATATTGCTTATATGTGTGATTGGACTGGTTTTAATGAGCGGTGTTTGGAAGCCTGGGATTTCTTTTAATCTATTGGACACACCACTGGCATTACAAAATCTGCTGCGTGACGTATTTTTGCTCGCGGTGATTTTTGTTTCCTTGCGCTGTACCCCAAAATCAGCTCGCGAAGGCAATGCGTTCACGTGGGAGCCGATTGCGGAGGTAGCAAAGCTCTTTGCGAGCATCTTTGTGACGATTGCGCCGGTGATTGCGATTTTGCGTGCGGGTCAGGCGGGTGCTTTGGGTTTTGTCACACAGTTAGTCAACGATGAGCAGGGGCAGCCGATCAATGCAATGTATTTTTGGATGACTGGGTTGCTTTCTTCGTTTCTTGACAATGCTCCGACCTATTTAGTGCTATTTAATACGGCCGGTGGTAATGCGGCTCACCTCATGCATGAAGGAGCGACAACCTTGGTGGCGATTTCCGCGGGCGCCGTTTTTATGGGGGCGAGCACCTATATTGGCAATGCGCCTAACTTTATGGTTAAGTCAATTGCTCAATCTAATGGGGTGCGGATGCCGAGCTTTTTAGGCTATATGGTTTGGTCGGGAGCTGTATTGCTCCCCGTTTTTGCTCTAACCACGTTAATTTTTTTCTGTTGA